In Cervus elaphus chromosome 31, mCerEla1.1, whole genome shotgun sequence, one DNA window encodes the following:
- the LOC122687299 gene encoding translation initiation factor IF-2-like codes for MNQKDTDPMPERRVQGRSGCRKPGGSPGLPPRPRDVIVISYSEPEPAESCPRSGSRVPSALSWRRPFRPPRPKTKARHTNDKVVEVGGVGEREPRRHGAWGEVGGEGSLRRRHPGRDPGRRDPQAEPPSRAFGLGHETGPPCPLREPQEELSRRLRRRWGLLEHPPLPAAVVLPPPRGSRSPRPAGRRAGEEESQPAEGAPRFPRASGTRARACRPGDNGREGGKKGLRNLAEELNGVERRGEGLGRGRRGGGGRSAAAGGRAASEALKVSLADIAAEPRTREAAAAAEEAAAAEAEGRPGPALARAPARGLASAAAPGSAADRKEELAGAPREDGAAGRLRGVSRPEPRRSEPRRPRRVLGL; via the exons ATGAACCAGAAAGACACGGACCCTATGCCCGAG AGGCGGGTTCAAGGGAGATCAGGCTGCAGGAAACCCGGAGGCTCTCCGGGGCTGCCGCCCCGGCCTCGTGATGTAATTGTTATTTCTTACTCGGAGCCTGAACCCGCGGAGAGCTGCCCGAGAAGCGGCAGCCGGGTGCCTTCTGCCTTGTCTTGGAGG CGCCCGTTCCGCCCCCCACGCCCCAAGACTAAAGCAAGACACACAAATGACAAGGTGGTGGAAGTTGGGGGGGTGGGCGAGAGGGAGCCCAGGAGACACGGGGCGTGGGGTGAAGTGGGCGGAGAAGGAAGCCTAAGACGCCGGCACCCAGGAAGGGACCCGGGGCGTCGCGACCCCCAGGCTGAGCCCCCTTCGCGGGCCTTTGGCCTGGGTCACGAGACTGGTCCCCCCTGCCCCCTCCGGGAGCCCCAGGAGGAGCTGTCCCGGCGCCTTCGGCGGCGGTGGGGGCTGCTGGAGCACCCGCCTCTCCCGGCCGCCGTGGTCCTCCCGCCGCCTCGGGGCTCCCGCAGCCCCCGCCCGGCCGGCCGGAGGGCGGGCGAGGAGGAAAGCCAGCCAGCCGAGGGGGCCCCGCGGTTCCCGCGAGCCTCCGGGACCCGAGCGCGTGCCTGCCGCCCCGGTGACAATGggagagaaggggggaaaaaagggttAAGAAACTTGGCTGAAGAGCTGAATGGCGTGGAGCGGCGAGGGGAGGGACTGGGCCGCGGCCGCCGCGGCGGCGGAGGGAGGAGCGCGgctgcgggcgggcgggcggcgagCGAGGCGCTCAAAGTCAGCCTCGCAGACATTGCAGCAGAGCCCCGAActcgggaggcggcggcggcggcggaggaggcggcggcggccgagGCGGAGGGACGACCCGGCCCCGCGCTCGCCCGCGCGCCCGCCCGTGGCCTCGCGTCGGCCGCTGCGCCCGGCAGCGCAGCCGATCGGAAGGAAGAGCTCGCCGGGGCGCCGAGGGAGGACGGGGCGGCGGGGCGCCTTCGCGGAGTGAGCCGGCCGGAGCCCCGGCGCTCGGAGCCGCGGCGGCCTCGG